One part of the Synechococcus sp. UW179A genome encodes these proteins:
- the grrM gene encoding cyclophane-forming radical SAM/SPASM peptide maturase GrrM/OscB gives MNHSDYGPIGLLVIQSTSLCNLDCSYCYLPDRQRRNVFNLQQQLPLLLERVYESPFWGPHLSILWHAGEPLTLPTSFYDQASAIIQRQTAGLQEQGVVIEQHLQTNATLINDDWCDCFVRNRIVVGVSVDGPEDIHDSHRRFRNGKGSFTQTMRGIRTLRERGIDFHAIAVLTADALEQPERMYTFFRDEGIHQLGFNVEEQEGVHTSSSMQGLLKERLYREFLSQFWACNEKDGFPIQVREFDQVMGMIAGGQRLLQNEMNRPFAILSVDAKGNFSTFDPELLSVETERYGLFNLGNIRDVSLMEATQTEPFQKLLRDMSSGMKRCKQECEYYGFCGGGTGSNKYWEHGSLDATETCACRFSSQIPVDVLLEKLETAAGP, from the coding sequence GTGAACCATTCCGATTACGGCCCGATCGGTCTGCTAGTGATCCAATCGACGTCGCTCTGCAATCTCGATTGCAGCTACTGCTACCTCCCGGATCGCCAGCGGCGCAATGTGTTCAACCTTCAGCAGCAGCTACCCCTGCTGCTGGAGAGAGTCTATGAAAGCCCGTTCTGGGGGCCCCATCTTTCGATTCTCTGGCACGCCGGTGAGCCGCTGACGCTGCCCACCAGTTTCTATGACCAGGCCAGCGCGATCATTCAGCGCCAGACCGCCGGCCTGCAGGAGCAGGGAGTGGTGATCGAACAACACCTGCAGACCAACGCGACGCTCATTAACGACGACTGGTGCGATTGCTTTGTGCGCAACCGGATCGTTGTTGGAGTCAGTGTCGACGGCCCTGAGGACATTCACGACAGCCACCGACGCTTCCGGAACGGCAAGGGTTCATTTACCCAGACCATGCGCGGTATCCGCACACTGCGCGAGCGCGGCATCGATTTCCATGCAATTGCCGTCCTGACCGCTGATGCACTGGAACAACCAGAGCGGATGTACACCTTCTTCCGTGATGAAGGGATTCATCAGCTCGGTTTCAACGTGGAAGAGCAAGAGGGAGTGCATACCAGCTCATCGATGCAGGGCCTTTTGAAGGAACGGCTCTACAGAGAATTCCTTTCACAGTTCTGGGCCTGCAATGAAAAGGATGGGTTTCCCATCCAAGTACGTGAGTTCGATCAGGTGATGGGCATGATCGCGGGAGGCCAGCGCCTGCTGCAGAACGAGATGAACCGTCCCTTCGCGATTCTCAGCGTGGACGCCAAAGGCAACTTCTCAACATTCGATCCTGAGCTGCTTTCGGTTGAAACCGAACGCTATGGCCTGTTCAATCTGGGCAACATCCGCGATGTCTCGCTGATGGAGGCCACCCAAACGGAGCCATTTCAGAAACTGCTTCGCGATATGTCTTCCGGTATGAAGCGATGCAAACAGGAATGCGAGTACTACGGGTTCTGCGGAGGCGGAACTGGCAGCAATAAATATTGGGAGCACGGCAGTCTGGACGCCACAGAAACCTGCGCATGTCGTTTTTCCAGTCAGATCCCGGTGGATGTGTTGCTGGAGAAGCTGGAAACGGCAGCCGGTCCATGA
- the rimP gene encoding ribosome maturation factor RimP, with product MPHPLLPDLNSLAKATAESHGFALVSAQVLTHLQPMTLQVQIRRCNGDDVSLDDCAGFSAPMGEAIEASALLTEAYVLEISSPGIGDRLQSDRDFQTFRSYPIDVVHKDDEGREQRLSGTLLERTEDHVQINMRGRVKKIPRDSVISVELTSPTG from the coding sequence TTGCCCCATCCACTCCTTCCGGATCTCAATTCTTTGGCCAAGGCCACGGCTGAAAGCCATGGATTTGCGCTGGTCAGCGCCCAGGTGCTGACGCATCTGCAGCCGATGACTCTGCAAGTGCAGATTCGTCGCTGCAATGGTGATGACGTCTCTCTGGATGACTGCGCGGGTTTCAGTGCACCGATGGGAGAGGCCATCGAAGCCTCTGCTCTACTCACGGAGGCCTATGTTCTGGAGATCAGCAGCCCCGGGATTGGGGACAGGCTCCAGTCGGACAGGGATTTTCAGACCTTCCGGAGCTATCCCATTGATGTCGTCCACAAAGACGACGAAGGCAGGGAGCAGCGTTTGTCGGGGACCCTGCTCGAACGCACCGAAGACCACGTTCAGATCAACATGCGCGGCCGGGTCAAAAAGATCCCCAGGGATTCAGTGATCAGCGTTGAGCTCACAAGCCCAACTGGCTGA
- the grrA gene encoding GrrA/OscA1 family cyclophane-containing rSAM-modified RiPP yields MNKTSLLTLAAVLATSAVLCESSRAAVHNEPDLGNSLEQRIERISPEAWAVIQRNGVLTDEEIARAWGNGGGRAWGNGGGVGRRAWGNGGGGFANGVRRGFANW; encoded by the coding sequence ATGAATAAGACAAGCCTTCTCACCCTCGCCGCCGTTCTGGCAACCAGTGCGGTGCTCTGTGAATCATCCAGAGCCGCAGTACACAACGAACCCGATCTGGGCAACTCCCTCGAGCAGCGCATCGAGCGAATAAGTCCTGAAGCCTGGGCTGTGATACAGCGCAATGGCGTTCTGACCGACGAAGAGATCGCTCGCGCCTGGGGCAATGGCGGCGGTCGGGCCTGGGGCAATGGCGGCGGAGTCGGGAGACGGGCCTGGGGCAACGGTGGTGGCGGCTTCGCCAACGGCGTCCGCCGTGGATTTGCCAACTGGTGA
- the hisD gene encoding histidinol dehydrogenase, protein MTTLSTEPAANGLPRCLESAAGAEHQLDRISTRTTGQAQREATATVEAIIERVRSEGDRALKALTEQFDGFRPEPLRVPAIELKQAWDDSPANLRDALELAHRRIQDFHQRQKPQDLDVQGVHGERLGRRWRPVQAAGLYVPGGRASYPSTVLMNAVPARAAGVEKLVMVTPAGRNGQVNRTVLAAAHLAGVQEVYRIGGAQAVAALALGTETIPRVDVISGPGNLYVTLAKKLVYGQVGIDSLAGPSEVLVIADDSACVAQVASDLLAQAEHDPLAAAILLTTSQSLADALPAELAAQLSKHPREAICRQSLGQWGLVVVCDNLETCARLSDRFAPEHLELLVERPRMLADRIQQAGAIFIGPWSPEAVGDYLAGPNHTLPTCGSARYSGALSVETFMRHTSMIEFSREALEATGGAVVELASSEGLHSHANSVKVRLD, encoded by the coding sequence ATGACCACCCTGAGCACGGAGCCAGCGGCGAACGGTCTGCCCAGGTGCCTCGAGAGCGCAGCAGGGGCTGAACACCAACTCGATCGGATTTCAACGCGCACCACTGGCCAGGCCCAGAGAGAGGCGACCGCAACGGTCGAAGCCATTATCGAACGCGTTCGCAGTGAAGGTGACCGGGCCCTGAAGGCGCTGACCGAACAGTTCGACGGTTTCCGTCCTGAGCCGCTGCGCGTTCCAGCGATTGAGCTGAAACAAGCCTGGGACGACAGCCCTGCGAATTTGAGGGACGCCCTGGAACTCGCCCATCGACGGATCCAGGATTTTCACCAGCGTCAAAAGCCACAGGACCTTGATGTGCAAGGCGTTCACGGCGAACGATTGGGACGGAGATGGCGACCAGTGCAAGCTGCCGGTCTCTATGTCCCTGGTGGTCGGGCCTCCTACCCGAGCACGGTGCTGATGAATGCGGTTCCGGCAAGGGCCGCCGGCGTGGAAAAACTGGTGATGGTCACCCCGGCAGGACGGAATGGCCAAGTGAACCGCACGGTGCTGGCAGCAGCACACCTGGCGGGCGTGCAGGAGGTTTATCGAATCGGAGGTGCCCAGGCGGTCGCCGCTCTTGCCCTGGGCACCGAGACCATCCCCCGTGTCGATGTGATCAGCGGGCCGGGCAATCTCTACGTCACCCTCGCCAAAAAGCTGGTCTACGGGCAAGTCGGGATCGACTCCCTCGCCGGGCCCAGCGAAGTGCTGGTGATCGCCGATGACTCAGCCTGCGTCGCTCAAGTCGCTTCTGATCTCTTAGCTCAGGCGGAACATGATCCACTGGCCGCAGCCATCCTGCTCACCACATCACAGTCTTTGGCTGATGCCCTGCCCGCGGAACTCGCAGCTCAACTGAGCAAGCATCCGCGTGAGGCCATTTGCAGGCAATCCCTAGGTCAGTGGGGGCTGGTCGTGGTCTGCGACAACCTGGAAACCTGCGCACGCCTCAGCGATCGATTTGCACCTGAACACTTGGAACTACTGGTGGAGCGACCACGAATGCTGGCGGATCGCATTCAGCAGGCAGGCGCCATCTTCATCGGTCCTTGGAGCCCTGAAGCGGTCGGCGATTACCTGGCTGGTCCGAATCACACCCTGCCCACATGCGGTTCTGCCCGCTACAGCGGTGCACTGAGCGTGGAAACCTTCATGCGCCACACCTCAATGATCGAATTCAGCCGGGAAGCCCTCGAAGCCACTGGCGGAGCGGTGGTGGAACTGGCCAGCAGCGAAGGACTCCACAGCCATGCGAACTCGGTGAAGGTCCGGTTGGACTGA
- the rpiA gene encoding ribose-5-phosphate isomerase RpiA — MSDLQNQMKKAVAEAAVEQFRDGMIVGLGSGSTAALMIKGLGQRLASGQLKDIVGVTTSFQGEVLAAELGIPLRSLNAVDRIDLAIDGADEVDPSFQLIKGGGACHVQEKLVAARAERFVVVVDSTKLVQRLNLEFLLPVEVLPGAWRQVQQQLAAMNGKAELRMAHRKAGPVVTDQGNLVLDVRFEDGISGPVDLERSINNIPGVLENGLFVNLADEVLVGEVNDDLAGVRRLEKAG; from the coding sequence ATGTCAGATCTTCAGAACCAGATGAAAAAGGCCGTCGCGGAAGCGGCGGTTGAACAGTTCCGTGACGGCATGATCGTGGGGCTTGGATCGGGTTCCACCGCAGCTCTGATGATCAAGGGACTCGGGCAGCGCCTGGCTTCCGGACAGCTCAAGGACATCGTCGGCGTCACCACGTCGTTTCAGGGAGAAGTGCTGGCTGCTGAGCTGGGAATCCCCCTGCGCAGCCTGAATGCTGTGGATCGGATTGATTTGGCCATCGATGGTGCTGATGAGGTTGATCCTTCCTTTCAGCTGATCAAGGGCGGAGGTGCATGCCACGTTCAGGAGAAGCTTGTTGCTGCTCGCGCAGAACGCTTCGTTGTCGTTGTGGATTCCACCAAGCTGGTGCAGCGACTGAACCTAGAGTTCCTCCTACCGGTTGAGGTTCTCCCGGGAGCCTGGCGTCAGGTTCAGCAGCAATTAGCCGCGATGAACGGAAAAGCTGAATTGCGCATGGCACATCGCAAGGCTGGACCAGTGGTGACCGATCAGGGCAACCTTGTTCTGGATGTCCGCTTTGAAGATGGGATTTCCGGCCCTGTGGATTTAGAGCGAAGCATCAACAACATTCCCGGTGTTTTGGAGAATGGTTTGTTCGTGAACCTCGCGGACGAGGTGCTGGTGGGTGAAGTGAACGACGACTTGGCCGGTGTTCGTCGACTGGAGAAGGCCGGCTGA
- a CDS encoding trypsin-like peptidase domain-containing protein: MSFTLLPARVLAASNALPGTHSFVADAVRNVAPAVVRIDTERVVERQPFDPNLIDPLLRDLLGEPGYGPERQRGQGSGVVIDREGLVLTNAHVVEQVEEVNVTLADGDQRDGVVIGRDPVTDLALVRLEGGDSPKPARLGDSDALDVGDWAIALGTPYGLERTVTLGIVSSLHRNISSLGFNDKRLDLIQTDAAINPGNSGGPLVNADGRVIGINTLVRSGPGAGLGFAIPINLASRVAEQLQQAGEVVHPYLGLQLIALTARIAKEHNRDPNALVELPERSGALVQSVLPDSPAQRAGLRRGDLVVKAGDVPVDDPQTLLQQVDQAEIHQPLTLQIIRGEKDLQLSVKPEPLPGFG; this comes from the coding sequence CTGTCGTTCACTCTTCTGCCTGCCCGAGTGCTCGCAGCTTCTAATGCGCTACCTGGCACCCACAGTTTTGTGGCTGATGCTGTGCGCAACGTCGCTCCGGCAGTAGTGCGAATCGACACAGAGCGGGTCGTGGAGCGCCAGCCCTTTGACCCCAATCTGATCGACCCGTTGCTGAGGGATTTGCTCGGTGAGCCCGGCTACGGACCTGAACGTCAACGTGGTCAGGGTTCCGGGGTTGTGATTGATCGGGAGGGGCTGGTGCTCACCAATGCCCATGTTGTTGAACAGGTGGAAGAGGTCAATGTCACCCTGGCCGACGGCGATCAGAGAGATGGTGTTGTCATCGGACGTGACCCAGTTACCGATCTGGCGCTGGTTCGGCTTGAGGGGGGCGACTCACCTAAGCCGGCCAGGCTCGGGGACTCCGATGCCCTAGATGTCGGAGACTGGGCCATCGCTCTGGGCACGCCCTACGGCCTTGAGCGGACTGTGACCCTTGGAATTGTTAGCAGTCTGCATCGCAACATCAGCAGCCTCGGTTTTAACGACAAGCGTCTTGATCTGATCCAGACCGATGCAGCGATCAATCCTGGAAACTCAGGCGGGCCTCTGGTGAATGCCGATGGTCGCGTGATCGGTATCAATACGCTCGTCAGATCCGGTCCAGGGGCTGGACTTGGCTTTGCCATCCCCATCAATCTGGCGAGCCGCGTTGCTGAGCAGCTGCAGCAGGCCGGAGAGGTGGTTCATCCCTATCTAGGACTTCAATTGATTGCTTTGACGGCGCGAATCGCTAAGGAGCACAACAGGGATCCCAATGCGCTGGTTGAGCTGCCGGAACGTTCTGGTGCTCTTGTTCAGTCTGTGCTGCCTGATAGTCCTGCACAGCGTGCTGGTCTGCGTCGCGGCGATTTGGTGGTCAAGGCAGGAGATGTGCCGGTTGATGATCCCCAAACACTGCTTCAGCAGGTCGATCAAGCTGAGATCCACCAGCCCTTGACTTTGCAGATCATCCGTGGAGAAAAAGATCTACAGCTATCTGTTAAACCCGAGCCGTTACCTGGCTTCGGATAA
- a CDS encoding glycosyl hydrolase family 18 protein translates to MATFVVGDFSQDIRGFDPAADNLDFGNVSVHSLILGQDENGFATIVFPWQPDQFQRILDTDGLGVRWSDLSADNFAPVANEHLRQDIGAVLSWENQTGPAFNDGDPGSQNTVYIRSHEKDSITRIDNFDPLTDKINFLYFGTRERLEVENVGADLVISSEPNGQKFVFTGIQKEDLIGANLEFHFDQIEEDLLDRAFGFSPEQLALADRTNLFTPEGGYTDGAQARPGQFVTAVGEAPGQPTSLDESKRLIQERADQTESDSMIPASQLATSEMAGMPMQMPMEMEMTPPDLSTAVMNLSGGSNVHNSCLQLEVDGSLWWGGGISGNLIIHNPMGVAVEDWQASFLTPHGGFESWSGEVSVADAGNGLNRVTFKPASWNRSIAANGEISISFNAQGEGLADSGALTNAEFFAGAGEPVSMQVPEAVAPTTISPDPQPLADQQSSPSEGFGQAAMSPVLADALTAVDIADQPVDQAPEEGPVDSGSMVTNSSVNPLSIEASGSLYWGGMSGILSITNSSERAIDNWSVSFETPHSNFQSWAGSANLEALPGGGSKVTLTPATWNSTIAAGQTIDVSFNAVSEGIPNSGELTSALFFSQGNGSESASIDSELSVDVVSTGGLADTTAPAQSQPVTTLAASADRLPAEPDDSELPSQPAELLGPVEPLSGPDRVVIAPEIVAASGQAISGSDKKLVAYFEEWGIYERDFLVQDIKVDELTHINYSFFDVKSNGDVKLFDAWAATDKRFLAAEQVNRTFTRADWLELDAERLKTYTTGADFTATTNADGSVTVTGVPMDWNTPVDYVGNLRQFDLLKQLHPEVNLGFALGGWTLSDEFSLAVDSVADREAFTDNIVDIFQQYDFFNTVDFDWEYPGGGGESGNASSPEDGDNFALTLELLRGKLDQLAQVTGEDYEVSIATAGGYEKLSNLNLPGIDPYVDFYNVMTYDFHGGWESQTGHQAAMINDPGGYDVVTAIEQFQANDVDLSKVILGAPAYTRAWGGVDAGETLGLGNNGDSRQAPGSFEAGNYDQKDLITGISDGSYELIWDDDSKAAFAYSDATRVWSSVETPATIAGKTAFIDDMGLGGMMFWALSNDSSGDQSLITAASELLRGSATFDEVISRSEQFDFILGGDGQFGPEDFTQLNQGSVGMGGIPSDVDLLSTALPADGRNDGSTLVDSAPMF, encoded by the coding sequence ATGGCAACTTTTGTTGTTGGTGATTTCAGTCAGGACATTCGTGGTTTCGATCCCGCAGCTGACAACCTTGATTTCGGTAATGTTTCCGTTCACAGCCTGATTCTTGGTCAGGATGAGAATGGTTTTGCCACCATCGTTTTTCCATGGCAGCCAGATCAGTTTCAAAGAATTCTCGACACTGATGGATTAGGAGTCCGCTGGAGCGATCTAAGCGCAGATAACTTTGCTCCTGTCGCGAATGAGCATCTTCGGCAGGACATCGGTGCTGTGCTGTCCTGGGAAAATCAAACTGGTCCTGCCTTCAATGATGGTGATCCAGGGTCGCAAAACACGGTTTATATCCGTTCACATGAGAAAGACAGCATTACCAGAATTGATAATTTTGATCCTCTGACCGACAAGATTAATTTTCTCTATTTTGGGACCCGTGAGCGCTTGGAGGTTGAGAATGTTGGTGCAGATCTGGTCATCAGTTCGGAGCCAAACGGCCAGAAATTTGTTTTCACTGGGATCCAGAAGGAAGATCTGATTGGCGCCAATCTGGAATTTCATTTTGATCAGATTGAGGAGGATCTTCTTGATCGTGCGTTTGGCTTCAGTCCGGAGCAACTCGCATTGGCTGATCGCACAAATCTGTTCACTCCTGAAGGTGGTTACACCGATGGTGCTCAAGCCAGGCCTGGGCAATTCGTTACTGCTGTAGGGGAGGCTCCCGGGCAACCGACTTCTCTTGATGAGAGCAAACGTTTGATTCAGGAGCGAGCGGATCAAACTGAATCGGACTCCATGATTCCAGCGTCTCAGCTGGCTACCAGCGAGATGGCTGGCATGCCGATGCAGATGCCGATGGAGATGGAGATGACGCCTCCGGATCTCTCAACAGCGGTGATGAACCTGTCTGGTGGTTCCAATGTCCACAACAGCTGTCTCCAGCTCGAGGTGGATGGATCCCTTTGGTGGGGGGGCGGTATCAGCGGCAACTTGATCATTCACAACCCAATGGGAGTGGCCGTTGAGGATTGGCAGGCTTCGTTCCTGACGCCGCACGGTGGCTTTGAAAGCTGGTCAGGCGAAGTCAGTGTTGCCGATGCAGGGAATGGGCTCAACCGCGTCACGTTCAAGCCTGCCAGTTGGAACCGAAGCATTGCCGCCAATGGCGAAATCTCGATCAGTTTCAATGCTCAGGGTGAAGGTCTGGCTGACAGCGGTGCTCTGACCAATGCCGAATTCTTCGCTGGTGCTGGTGAACCTGTGTCGATGCAGGTTCCTGAGGCCGTGGCCCCGACGACCATCTCCCCTGATCCTCAGCCTTTGGCGGATCAGCAGTCCTCGCCTTCTGAAGGTTTTGGCCAGGCAGCGATGTCTCCGGTCTTGGCCGATGCATTGACCGCAGTCGACATTGCTGATCAGCCGGTCGATCAAGCCCCCGAGGAGGGGCCCGTCGACTCAGGGTCCATGGTGACCAATTCCAGTGTCAATCCACTGAGCATCGAAGCCAGCGGAAGCCTCTACTGGGGAGGGATGAGTGGAATTCTCTCGATCACTAACAGTTCGGAAAGAGCCATCGACAACTGGTCTGTCAGCTTCGAGACCCCCCATAGCAACTTCCAGAGTTGGGCAGGTTCCGCCAATCTTGAAGCGCTGCCGGGCGGTGGCAGCAAGGTGACGCTCACTCCAGCAACTTGGAACAGCACCATCGCAGCTGGACAGACCATTGATGTGAGTTTCAACGCTGTTAGTGAGGGCATCCCAAATAGCGGTGAACTCACAAGCGCTTTATTTTTTTCGCAAGGGAATGGTTCGGAGTCAGCGTCTATTGATTCAGAGCTGTCTGTAGATGTTGTGTCGACCGGTGGCTTGGCTGATACAACAGCCCCAGCGCAATCCCAGCCAGTCACAACGCTTGCCGCGAGCGCAGATCGCCTCCCAGCTGAGCCCGACGACAGCGAGTTGCCGTCTCAGCCTGCAGAGCTTTTAGGCCCTGTTGAGCCATTGAGTGGACCGGATCGCGTGGTGATTGCTCCGGAGATTGTGGCTGCATCCGGCCAGGCAATCAGTGGATCCGATAAAAAGCTGGTTGCCTATTTCGAGGAATGGGGCATCTATGAACGTGACTTCCTCGTACAGGACATCAAGGTCGACGAACTGACTCACATCAACTACAGCTTCTTTGATGTGAAATCGAATGGTGATGTGAAGCTGTTCGACGCCTGGGCTGCCACGGATAAGCGCTTCCTCGCCGCTGAGCAGGTCAATCGAACCTTTACAAGGGCTGATTGGCTTGAGCTGGATGCTGAGCGTCTCAAGACTTACACAACTGGAGCTGACTTCACCGCCACGACAAATGCAGACGGATCGGTGACTGTGACCGGTGTTCCCATGGACTGGAATACGCCCGTCGACTATGTCGGCAACCTGCGGCAGTTTGATCTGCTTAAACAGCTTCATCCTGAGGTGAATCTGGGATTTGCTCTTGGTGGTTGGACCTTGTCAGATGAATTCAGTTTGGCTGTTGACTCCGTGGCTGATCGAGAAGCATTCACTGATAATATTGTTGATATATTTCAGCAATATGACTTCTTTAACACTGTTGATTTTGACTGGGAATATCCTGGCGGAGGTGGGGAGTCAGGTAACGCATCCAGTCCTGAAGACGGCGACAACTTCGCTCTCACTCTTGAACTCCTGAGGGGAAAACTGGATCAGCTTGCGCAAGTAACGGGAGAGGACTATGAGGTATCGATCGCCACTGCCGGAGGTTATGAAAAGCTCTCTAATCTGAACCTTCCAGGAATTGATCCCTATGTCGATTTCTACAATGTGATGACCTACGATTTCCATGGAGGTTGGGAATCTCAGACTGGTCATCAGGCGGCAATGATCAATGATCCCGGTGGATACGACGTTGTTACCGCAATCGAGCAATTTCAGGCTAATGATGTTGACCTCAGCAAGGTGATCCTCGGAGCTCCGGCGTATACCCGTGCTTGGGGTGGTGTTGATGCCGGAGAAACGCTGGGGCTTGGAAATAATGGAGATTCTCGGCAAGCGCCTGGTTCCTTTGAGGCTGGTAATTATGACCAGAAAGATCTCATTACCGGCATCAGTGATGGATCCTATGAATTGATCTGGGACGATGATTCCAAGGCGGCTTTTGCCTATAGCGATGCAACTCGCGTCTGGAGTTCCGTTGAAACGCCCGCAACGATCGCTGGCAAAACGGCATTCATTGATGACATGGGGCTCGGCGGGATGATGTTCTGGGCTTTGTCAAATGACAGCAGTGGAGATCAGAGCTTGATCACGGCGGCTTCGGAGCTGCTGCGCGGATCGGCGACCTTCGATGAAGTGATCTCGCGTAGTGAGCAGTTCGATTTCATTCTTGGCGGTGACGGACAATTCGGGCCCGAAGATTTCACCCAGTTGAACCAAGGATCTGTTGGTATGGGGGGGATTCCTTCTGATGTCGATCTGCTCAGCACAGCGCTTCCAGCGGATGGCCGCAACGATGGATCCACTCTTGTTGATTCGGCGCCAATGTTCTGA
- the grrP gene encoding extracellular substrate binding-like orphan protein GrrP, with the protein MRLIQKAATGLLALSTIALVGCQNEKPAADNSTESSTAKSVYDTGKLRAVVIGDSLPMVKKDGDNYDGLSFVVLEAIRDQINVSPNKTDKDVSIETIAADSARNGLDMIRSGAADIACGVAFTWERQRSLTYTLPFSVGGVRLLAPAGIDGTPKSLNGKTVGVVKDSMAANVLAESVDDANFQFFDTPDQALAAVKEGSVEILGGDSLWLRANQAATAPDSSLVPDRPYARSGVGCVVADTTPHLLNISNLGIGRLLSGYINDDDGVRSAINTWIGTDSTVGLKDDQISGFFTIVLSTAAQLNPQS; encoded by the coding sequence ATGCGCCTGATCCAGAAGGCCGCAACCGGCCTGCTTGCTCTTTCCACAATCGCCCTGGTGGGGTGTCAAAACGAGAAGCCTGCAGCGGATAACTCGACCGAGAGTTCAACAGCAAAGAGCGTTTATGACACAGGCAAACTGAGGGCTGTGGTCATTGGTGATTCATTGCCGATGGTCAAGAAAGACGGCGACAACTACGACGGCCTTTCTTTCGTGGTTCTCGAAGCGATTCGGGATCAGATCAATGTGTCCCCGAACAAGACAGACAAAGACGTCAGCATCGAGACAATCGCTGCGGATTCCGCCCGCAATGGCCTGGACATGATCCGATCCGGAGCTGCTGATATCGCCTGCGGTGTTGCCTTCACCTGGGAAAGACAGCGCTCACTGACCTACACACTGCCCTTCTCCGTTGGCGGGGTAAGGCTTCTCGCCCCAGCGGGTATCGATGGCACTCCCAAGAGCCTGAACGGCAAAACAGTCGGTGTTGTGAAAGACAGCATGGCGGCCAACGTGCTGGCGGAATCAGTGGATGATGCCAACTTCCAGTTTTTTGACACGCCTGATCAGGCACTGGCGGCGGTCAAGGAAGGCAGCGTTGAAATTCTTGGCGGCGACAGCCTATGGCTGAGAGCGAACCAGGCTGCAACGGCACCGGATTCCTCATTAGTTCCGGACAGGCCCTATGCCCGCTCAGGAGTGGGTTGCGTGGTGGCTGACACCACTCCCCATCTGCTCAACATCAGCAATCTGGGTATCGGCCGTCTGCTCTCGGGATACATCAACGACGACGACGGAGTCCGATCAGCCATCAACACCTGGATCGGCACCGACAGCACTGTGGGACTCAAGGACGATCAGATCAGCGGTTTCTTCACGATCGTGCTCTCCACCGCCGCACAACTCAATCCGCAGTCCTGA
- a CDS encoding response regulator transcription factor — translation MLITIDESFRELSKHLRDLSGSHRILVATANRPYALALASLFALQSAEQTCPLIGIASTREEALSCLDGICEPVLAFVSEQLEDCRGLDLVVDLKRRSVPEFPIASVFTLKGADPTLMREALASPADVVLTRRSLDLTSIANAMQSIQAGERFVDPFIPYAICHRDPQEAHALSDRERMVLALLCDGMTNKEIAEKLSIAETTARGHVQSIMRKLNVKDRTAAAVEGIRRHWVD, via the coding sequence GTGCTGATCACCATTGATGAGTCATTCCGCGAGCTGAGCAAGCATCTGCGGGATCTCTCTGGCAGCCATCGCATCCTGGTGGCGACGGCCAATCGCCCCTATGCCCTGGCCTTGGCCAGTCTGTTCGCTCTGCAAAGCGCTGAACAAACATGCCCTCTGATCGGGATCGCTTCGACCCGTGAGGAGGCTTTGTCCTGTCTTGATGGCATTTGCGAACCAGTACTGGCTTTTGTCAGCGAGCAGCTGGAGGATTGTCGAGGGCTGGATCTGGTTGTTGACCTCAAACGACGTTCAGTGCCGGAGTTTCCGATCGCCTCAGTGTTCACGCTCAAAGGAGCGGATCCCACCCTGATGCGGGAGGCTCTCGCCAGTCCCGCGGATGTGGTCCTCACTCGCCGCAGCCTTGATCTGACCTCAATCGCCAATGCAATGCAGTCGATCCAGGCCGGTGAGCGATTTGTGGATCCATTCATCCCCTATGCCATCTGTCACAGAGATCCCCAGGAAGCCCATGCACTGTCGGATCGCGAACGCATGGTGCTGGCATTGCTATGTGACGGCATGACCAACAAGGAAATTGCTGAAAAGCTCTCAATCGCTGAAACCACCGCAAGAGGTCACGTGCAGTCGATCATGCGCAAGTTGAATGTGAAGGACCGCACGGCAGCGGCAGTTGAAGGAATCAGGCGCCACTGGGTTGATTGA